CGCTCCTACGAGTGGTACCTGCTGCCGGACGCCGAGCGGCGCGAGATGCTGGCCGAGCACGGGAAGATGGCTCGCGGCTACCCGGACGTGCGGGCCAACACGGTCGCCTCGTTCGCGCTGGGCGACTACGAGTGGATGCTCGCCTTCGAGGCCGACGAGCTGCACCGGATCGTCGACCTGATGCGCGACCTCCGCGCCTCCGGCGCCCGCCGCCACGTCCGCGAGGAAGTCCCCTTCTACACCGGCCGCCGCCGCTCGATCGCCGAGATCGTCGACTGCCTGGTCTGATCCCCGCCGGGCGCGGGTCAGAGCGGGCGGAGCATGACCTGTTCGCGGCGTACGCCGTCGGACAGGAGGTCGCCGAGTTCGTCGGTGCGGCCGAAGCCGGCGCGCACGTAGAGGGCCTTCGCCGCCGCGTTGTCCGGCATGACGCTGAGGCGTAGCCGGTCGGCGCCGCTCTCGCGGGCCCAGTCCGCCACCGCGTCCACCAGGAGGTGGCCGACCTTCCGACCGCGCGCCTCGGGGTGCACCCACATCGAGATCAGCTCCATGACGAGCGGGTCTGGCGTGGGTACGCCGCTGGCCATCCCGACCGGCCGTCCGCCCAGGACGGCCACGAGGTTGTGCGAGCCGGGGATGGTCAGCCGGTCGCGCCAGCGCTCCGCACGGTCGCCGTCGCCCTGCCAGTCGGCCAGCCGGGAGCCGAACGCGTCCGGCGCCTCGGTGAGGGCGGCCAGCCGCAGCTCGCGCCAGGTCGGCCAGTCGTCGGGGGTGAGCACCCTTGTCTCGATCATGTGGGGATCGTGCCGGGGGCCGGCGTCCCGCACCACCGGATTTCCCGCCGGCCGGCGCCGCACCCCCGCGCGGGTGCGGCGCCGGTCGGGGTCAACTGGTCGTCGTGCAGGAGACCAGTGGGGCGGGGTTGCTGCCGTTCCACGAGCCGAGCAGACCGAAGGTGGTGCTCGCTCCGGCGGCGAGAGTGCCGTTGTAGCCGACGTTGCGGGCGGTGACCAGCGTGCCGCTGGTGTTGATGGTGGTGTTCCACGACGAGCTGACCTGCTGGCCGTTGGCGTAGTTCCAGCTCACCGACCAGCCCTGGGTGGGTGAGCCGCCCGCGGTCACCCGGACCTCGGCCTGGAAGCCGCCGGCCCACTGGCCGGTGACCTGGTACGTCGCCGTGCAGGCCCCGGCCGGCGGCGGAGTGGTCGGCGGAGGCGTGGTGGGCGGGGGAGTGGTGGGCGGCGGGGTGGTGGGCGGCGGGGTGGTGGGCGGCGGGGTGCCCGTTCCGCCGGAGAAGTCGACGTCGCTGCACAGGTAGTACGACTGGTCCAGGTGGCTGGCCTGCCAGATGGTGTAGACGATGTGCCGACCGGTGCGGCCCGGCGCGTTGGCCGGGATCTCGATGGA
The nucleotide sequence above comes from Micromonospora sp. NBC_00389. Encoded proteins:
- a CDS encoding GNAT family N-acetyltransferase gives rise to the protein MIETRVLTPDDWPTWRELRLAALTEAPDAFGSRLADWQGDGDRAERWRDRLTIPGSHNLVAVLGGRPVGMASGVPTPDPLVMELISMWVHPEARGRKVGHLLVDAVADWARESGADRLRLSVMPDNAAAKALYVRAGFGRTDELGDLLSDGVRREQVMLRPL